From a single Arachis hypogaea cultivar Tifrunner chromosome 3, arahy.Tifrunner.gnm2.J5K5, whole genome shotgun sequence genomic region:
- the LOC112791440 gene encoding uncharacterized protein — MASSLLLAVVFVFDLIAFALAVAAEQRRNTAKLVVDANGRKYCQYDSDIATGLGVGSFFILVASQVIIMIVTRCLCCGKAMRPSGSRSWAICLFITSWVMFIIAAACLLAGSVRNAYHTKYRDLLKQSAPSCETMRKGVFGAGAAFIVLTGIASEIYYVSFSKANNGPPPYARDTGVRMGNL; from the exons ATGGCTTCGTCTCTGTTGCTCGCTGTCGTCTTTGTCTTTGATCTCATTGCttttgctcttgctgttgctgcAGAACAGAGGAGGAACACT GCCAAGCTAGTTGTTGATGCTAATGGTAGAAAGTACTGCCAATATGATTCTGACATTGCAACTGGCCTTGGCGTGggttcgttcttcatcctagtcGCGAGTCAAGTGATCATAATGATTGTAACTAGATGCCTCTGCTGCGGAAAAGCTATGAGACCAAGTGGTTCCAGATCTTGGGCAATTTGCTTATTCATAACTAGCTG GGTAATGTTTATTATTGCTGCGGCATGCCTGCTGGCCGGTTCTGTGAGGAATGCTTACCACACCAAGTACAGAGATCTCTTGAAACAGAGTGCACCATCGTGCGAGACAATGAGGAAGGGTGTCTTTGGAGCCGGAGCTGCATTCATCGTTCTCACAGGCATAGCCTCTGAGATTTATTATGTTAGTTTTTCCAAAGCTAACAATGGTCCTCCCCCCTATGCCAGGGACACTGGTGTGAGGATGGGAAACTTATAG
- the LOC112791441 gene encoding uncharacterized protein, with protein MGLSSKQVSRSSSGLDWNQALLESQKLELPIPKPHHIMKKQQQNQSSSSSSEPMKCPRCESTNTKFCYYNNYNKSQPRYLCRTCKRHWTKGGTLRNVPVGGGRKNKRVKKSTATATATATATTSTCTTSIRIQAPSLAMDDHKNIASPSPSSSSSLYQGLIRPPPFLLHQNLMNNIITRGITSESKGYGIGIGIGNNNNNTNGIFLGSSALSLPQNQGLLFPFSTASSSNFDTNPCLVSVSTSLQSANVYNNCGGEEFKAIEEPSMNSIMATTTSTQPWEIPAATMEMSNYWGWEDIDSLVSTDPNNNHPWDDSDDIKP; from the coding sequence ATGGGTTTGAGTTCCAAGCAGGTTTCAAGGAGTAGTAGTGGACTTGATTGGAACCAAGCCTTATTGGAATCACAGAAATTGGAGCTTCCAATTCCAAAGCCTCATCATATCATGAAGAAACAACAACAgaatcaatcatcatcatcatcatcagagccAATGAAGTGTCCAAGATGTGAATCTACCAACACAAAGTTCTGTTACTACAACAATTACAACAAGTCTCAGCCTCGCTATTTATGTAGAACTTGCAAGCGGCACTGGACCAAAGGTGGAACTTTGCGCAATGTTCCAGTTGGTGGTGGAAGAAAGAACAAAAGGGTAAAAAAATCAACCGCCACTGCAACCGCCACAGCCACCGCCACCACCTCTACTTGCACCACAAGCATCAGAATTCAAGCTCCTTCTCTTGCAATggatgatcacaaaaacatagcttctccttctccttcttcttcttcttccctctatCAAGGTCTGATTCGTCCACCACCTTTCCTACTACATCAGAATCTGATGAATAATATCATTACCAGAGGCATAACATCAGAAAGTAAAGGTTATGGTATTGGTATTGGTATtggtaataataacaataataccaATGGCATCTTTCTTGGTTCATCAGCTTTGTCTCTTCCTCAGAATCAAGGCTTGCTTTTCCCCTTCTCAACTGCATCAAGCTCTAATTTTGACACAAACCCATGTTTAGTTTCAGTTTCAACCTCTTTGCAATCCGCCAATGTTTATAATAACTGTGGTGGTGAAGAGTTTAAAGCAATAGAGGAACCAAGCATGAACAGCATAATGGCTACCACTACTTCTACACAACCATGGGAGATACCAGCAGCAACAATGGAAATGTCAAACTATTGGGGTTGGGAGGACATTGATTCTTTGGTCTCTACTGATCCGAACAATAATCATCCTTGGGATGATTCTGATGATATCAAACCCTGA